The DNA segment gggTCAGCAGTTCCCTGCGGGGGCATGGTGAGCTGTTGGCAAGCAGGACATGGACAGGTGGGGTGCGCAGCAGCACCCACCGAGGCCGAGATCATGTTTTCTACCTGGCACATGCTCTCCCACCCTCCCAAAACGCAGCACTGGGATGCACGCCTGCAGGCCCTGTTCCTCTGTCCGATCCCTCGCCAACGGCCCAAGCCCAGGCCGAGGGAGCACGTCTTTTGCCCACCTACTATGGCGATGTGTCCCTTGGCTGCTGCCCTACATAGCTACTGGCTTCTTCCTGAAAAACACCTCCCACCACAGCCCTCGGGGACGTCTGGGGCAGAGCCACGCAGGCTCTCAAAGCTCTGCGGCCGTGCCTTGAGCCCGCTCCTCAGCGTGTGATATTTGTGGATCCCATGCGCTTCCCTTCCATGGCCCAGTTGCCCTTGGGTGTCGGCGTGGGGGCCGCGTTGCCCTTTGGTGTCGATGTCTCACCGCCAGTCAGACCTGTGGAGGTCCCAGCTGAGCCAGGGAGAACCTCCTCCCCCGCAGCCAGGCCCCGGGAGGGTTTGACGAGTACTGCGGCTCACGGGAAGGCGGCCGCTCCGTCTTGGGATGACCCCTGGCCTGCGAGCAGGACCCGGCGCTCATCTCCGGCCGCCCGCGGAGCCCCGCCGGACGCAGACAGCCGGGGGAGGCGGCTGACGCCACGGCCCGGCTGCGCTCCCCGCTGCTGCCCGGCTCTGGGACGCGGTCCGCCCCGGGGTCCGTGTGTCCGGCCGCCCCGGGGTCCGTGTGTCCGGCCGCCCCGGGTCGGGACCGAGGGGGAGGCACGTACCATTCCCGGGCGAGCCGCTTGTAGGCCTTCTTGATGTCGGCCTGGCTGGAGCTCCGGCCCACCCCCAGGATGCGGTACGGGTCGAAgtcccccgccgccgcggcctgCGCTCCCAGGGCCGCCAGCAGCAGGGCGGCGGCCCAGGCCAGGCCCGCCCGCCCCAGCTCCATGGCTCCGGCGAGGGCtcggcggggagcggggccgggacGGGGACCGacgcggcggggagcggcgaGGGCCGCGGACGGGCCGCCCTCAGCCACCCTGCGCCGCCGCTTCCggcgcgcccgccccgccgtcACCATAGAGACGGCGCCGCTTCCGGTCAGCGAGGCGGGAGGGCAGAGCGGCGCCGCCATGGAGGAGGCGCAGCGGCGGGCCCTGCGGCGCGGGCGGCCGCGGCTGGTGGAGGCGCTGCGGGTGGCGCCGCTCTGGGACCCGCTGGAGCAGCGCGGCCTCTTCACCCGCCCCATGGTCGAGGAGAtccaggtgggctgggggcggcCCCCGGGACCCCGCCCCGCGGGGACAGGCACGGGCTGGGTGGTTCCCGTGCCCCCTTAGCTCCAAGGGGGTGGCCCCTGTGTCCCCTCAGCGTAGTGACAGGCCTGGGGGAGGCCTCCGTGTCCCCTCACCCCGGGGGGGTGGCCCCTGTGTCCCCTCAGCCTAGTGACAGGCTCGGGGGAGGCCCCCGTGtctcctcagcactggtgaCAGGCCCAAGGGAAGGCCCTGTTTCCCCTCACCCTCGTGACAGACCTGGAGAAGGGTGGCCCCATGTTCCCTCACCCTAGTGACAGGCCTAAGGAGACCTCCATGTCCCCTCACCCAAGGGGGGTGGCCCCTGTGTTTCCTCAGCCCGGTGACAGACCCAAGGCAGGGCCCGGTGTCCTGTCACCCTGGTGACAGGCTGAAGGGAGGCTTCTGTGTCCCCTCAACCCCGTGACAGGCCCGAGGGAGAGCTGTGTGTCCCCTCGGCCTGGTGACAGGCCTCGGGAGTGGCCCTTgtctctccccagcccaggcccTGCAGGTAAGAGGTGTAAGaactgccccctgccccagccagtgCCAGGCACAGGCCCCCCATTTCCCTTCTTGTTACTGGGGACAGGCCTGGGGGTGTCTTACCTTGTCCCGTGCACTGCCGACGAGCTGGGGGGTGCCACTGTGTCCCCTGGGtaggggctgggggtgccccctcctgcctttccctccaAGCCTGACGGTGGGCTGCAGCTACGTGtcctcagcagggctgggtggaTGGAAGGGGTCAGGGCTGGGGttggggtggctgctggggggtCTCTATGGCTGTCCGCTGGCTCTTGGTCTCGCTTGCCCCGGGGAGGTGTGCTCAGCATGCATCCACACGGTTCCCCTCTCTGGGTGCCAGCTGGAACAGCCGGCCAGGTGGTGTGCCTCAGCCTGGGGAAACGTGCCTGggctttcctcctctgcagagcGCCGGCAGCCGAGGAGAGCAAGCCCGGCAGCTGGTCATCGACCTGGAGACTCGAGGGAAGCAGGCTTTTCCTGTATTCCTCTCGATCCTGCGGGACACTGGACAGGGTGACCTCGCGGACATGCTGATTGAGGAGTGCGAATGCCTGCCAGCACCACTGCAGCCGATAGACCTGAGGCCTGTCGAGCTGGACTTACATAGAGAGAAGCGTAATAAAAGTAAGTATCAAGGGCACAGTCTTTTCTGGGCAAACAGTAGCTTGGGGTGTGGCAGCTGGGATCCCTCTTGCCATGGGTGTTAGCGTGCAAAGTCCTGGTTTTTGTTGTCCTGGAGCGTGGCTCATAGAGGGGACTATGCAGAGCTGTTGAAAGAACATCATGCTTTCCAGCAGTGGAAGCCTTTGAGCTTGGGCTATGTGCTTGCAGTGTGAGGAGCTTccttctctgtatttttgcatATGACCTCTGCAGTAcctctgtgaaaacagattttgtaatGTCTTCACCACCTTGTGCTCTGCTGAATCTGTGAGCAGATGCAGCCGTTGCAGTTGTAAGAAGAAACCTTAGTCCGTTGAACgctgggaaggggaaaatggATGTGATGGTGTATCGCAGCCTTGCCACAGGGCTACTGTGACAGGTGGCTGTTGGCTTGGGTCCTTCTGGGGACCCTGGCTTGTTTATTTGGAGCATGAAATGTGAAGGGGGAGAACACAAAGTCTGACGGTTCTGTGTTGTTACATATGGGAACTTTCCTGCACGTTTGTCCATCCCAGTCCAAGCTGAGAGTGAAAGACCTCGAATACCTCCTGCACCAGCCTGGGGTAAGCTGCATCCCGGCTCTTCCAGAGAGAGGGCATGCTGAGCGCTCATTTCTGCCATGCGGCGGGCGGGAAGGGGGAGTTGGTATGTGGTGCTGACACATCACAGGTGGCAGAGAAGGATCTCTATGAAATTGGAGTGGAAAGTGTACGATGTATCATCGTGGAGAGTGGAGGGCTAACTACTGTGTGTCTGTTGTGTGTTGTAGGTGGTCTGGACATTGATAAAAGGAACCATGACCTGGTAAGTACTTGTTTAGGCATTCCCGAAGTGTTCCCTATTAAGCCAAAGCTCCATGCCTTGTGGGTGGCTACTGAAAATAACCCTGGGATAGCTGGTTCTTGCTTTGTGTTATCTGAGTGATAGCTCCGAGGCCGATGCTGCTGTAACAGGGCTGATAGGGGCTTGGGGCAGGTAAATCATTAGCCGGCTCCTCCATAAAGATTATTGCAGCtgtgacaaaaataatgtatcttAGAGTTAATACTTATGCTTAATTTCTGAATGCACTGAGTCGTGTGTTGTCTGCAAAGTGGTGTTTAGACTTAGTAATCATAACATTGAGAGGCGGATGCCAGGAAAATAGAGATGAAGGTGTGCAGTGTGCTTTGGCGCATTGGGAAATGCACAGGGAAGTGGGTATCGTGAATGTGTCTGGAGTTGCCTTCCGATAGCCTGTGGGTGTCTGACACACAGGGAACGGTTTGGCCATGTATGTGTAAAGCTCCTGGCTGTAGTGGTGTGGGTGTTTGGGTAGCTTTTGTAAAATTGCCGTGGTGCTGTTGTTGATGGTAGAGCTGAGTCTCCGGGAGAGTTATCTGCCTGTTCTCTTGGCTCCTTACGTGGACTCTCATGGTGAGGTTTGGTGGCAATGCCTAAAGAAACCTCCCAGGATCTTCAACTTGCCATGGGAGACGCTGTGGGTAAAGCAGTGGCCAGTTTTCCACAAAGGTGGTCCCCGATCTGGCAGGTGGGTTTGTGTTCCCCAGCAGCTGATAATGACGTGTGTGTGGAGAGCAGATGCTCTTATCTTGCCGTCGGCCTGGGGAAACGCAAAACCTGTGAAATGAGCTGCTTGAAGGAATTGCCTTGCTCGTTGGCACCATGTCCCACGGATTAGCCAGTAAGAACTCCAAATAAGAGGGTGTTTAATTGCGGTGTGTGCTTTGCAGGTTTATGAACTGAAAGCAAACCCATGCGGACACTGCCTGATCCTTAATAACGTCAACTTCAGTAGAGATTCAGAATTGGATCTGTCAACTCGATATGGCTCTGACGTGGACtgcaagaagctggagaagcGCTTTAAGGCCTTGTGCTTTGACGTCCAGACTCGACGGGATCTGAAAGCTCAGGTGAGGCCGACCGTGTCCAGCTAACACGAGGGACGAGTGGCAAGCCCCTGGAAGTGACTGCTGTCATGTGTTGCGGGCTGTACCCCTGTGGTGGCAGCACGCCGAAAGCCCCAGCTTGTGCTGTGCAAAGAAATAATCGACCACTTGCATCCTCTTTGTTACTGTCGAGCTGTGATTGCAGGAGAGAGGCCCTTGCGTGCTTTCACCCTTCTGCCTGAACTTTGATTCCTCCTTGCGATCTGTAGGGAAGCAGCTGAGCCTGTTACTCTGTGtagctctgccagcccctgggtTGTGTGCGGCTGGGGATGCAAGTTGCCTGTCCCTACGGTCCTCGGCCATTACTGGAAGTGGCAGGGGGAGCTTAGTCATCTGGATCAGCTGTCAAATGTAGAACGAGGTTCTCTGCTCGCCTGCTGGCCCTTAATTGGCAGTAGTGCTTTTCAGTGGCTAAATCGCATGGAAGTGTAGTTTGGTTTACGTTGCTGTGTCACAAAGAACGCAGCAAGGAGAGAAACCTATGTAATTAAAGTAACTAATGTTAAATAAGGTGGAGCCACAGAAACACTGCTGCCTTTTGCTGCCTGTATGTGGGGTGTGGGTTATTCTGTGGCCAAGAGATGGACCAGATCTTTCTGAGCAGTGCAGCTGCAATGGATGGATAAGAGCCAGCCCGGCAGTAATTTGTGGCTGAGGTATGGTTTGAAAAAGTGCTTACCATGACATTCTCCATGTAGGAAATGATTTTGGAGCTGCTGAAGCTGGCACGGCGGGACCACAGTGCCTTGGACTGCTGCGTGGTGGTCATCCTTTCCCATGGCTGTCAGGTGGGTTCGTCGcatctctccttttcctcattaGGCTGGCTGCCTGCGTGGGCAGGGGTTGATTCCCCACGGGGCGGGAGAGAGGGAAGCGGTCTGTTGTGACTGATCTGAGGGCTGTTCTGCTGCCACAGTACATTGCAAGGAGTTATGTTCTCCTATCTGGGTGAAAGAAAACGGAGCTTTCCCAGCTCGTCTGGTGTTGCCTGTGGACAAGCGTGGTCCATTTTGGAGGCTGGGGTGTATAACACAGAGCCAAACGCCAGGCTGTGAGTGAAGGGAGGTAGCGTGAACCCTGATGCCATAGTCATTTGGTCCTTCCTGTTTCT comes from the Falco rusticolus isolate bFalRus1 chromosome 3, bFalRus1.pri, whole genome shotgun sequence genome and includes:
- the CASP9 gene encoding caspase-9 isoform X1, which translates into the protein MEEAQRRALRRGRPRLVEALRVAPLWDPLEQRGLFTRPMVEEIQSAGSRGEQARQLVIDLETRGKQAFPVFLSILRDTGQGDLADMLIEECECLPAPLQPIDLRPVELDLHREKRNKIQAESERPRIPPAPAWGGLDIDKRNHDLVYELKANPCGHCLILNNVNFSRDSELDLSTRYGSDVDCKKLEKRFKALCFDVQTRRDLKAQEMILELLKLARRDHSALDCCVVVILSHGCQTSHIQFPGAVYGTDGKPIPIEKIVNYFNGSNCPSLRGKPKLFFIQACGGEQKDQGVTVDYKLPRDEAPGGALESDATPFRGLSGNMDEPDAIASLPTPSDILVSYSTFPGFVSWREASSGSWYVEALDAVLEQYAHSEHLLNMLLQVADAVSAKERYKQIPGCFNFLRKRFFFMCK
- the CASP9 gene encoding caspase-9 isoform X2, coding for MEEAQRRALRRGRPRLVEALRVAPLWDPLEQRGLFTRPMVEEIQSAGSRGEQARQLVIDLETRGKQAFPVFLSILRDTGQGDLADMLIEECECLPAPLQPIDLRPVELDLHREKRNKSGLDIDKRNHDLVYELKANPCGHCLILNNVNFSRDSELDLSTRYGSDVDCKKLEKRFKALCFDVQTRRDLKAQEMILELLKLARRDHSALDCCVVVILSHGCQTSHIQFPGAVYGTDGKPIPIEKIVNYFNGSNCPSLRGKPKLFFIQACGGEQKDQGVTVDYKLPRDEAPGGALESDATPFRGLSGNMDEPDAIASLPTPSDILVSYSTFPGFVSWREASSGSWYVEALDAVLEQYAHSEHLLNMLLQVADAVSAKERYKQIPGCFNFLRKRFFFMCK